Proteins from a genomic interval of Rosa chinensis cultivar Old Blush chromosome 2, RchiOBHm-V2, whole genome shotgun sequence:
- the LOC112186779 gene encoding bromodomain-containing protein 2-like has protein sequence MGCDSKRRRREDVGDTTISSSKKQKLMPMTGLEQTQKLLCCGILQELIDHRHGSVAVRIPDSQEVRRPMDLSTVKSKLERDNYSSIDAFVADVKLTFQNASWYYSLGEKQRAMAKNLGKVFEAKWKLRFPETRCSTLKASCASLDRSVSAISRVSPLSLQQLNNNNKRGAKRSSRNLDEEKGSASAITCAVDKDKEHRIKRGLDQEKGSASAITCAVNKYKELRIKRLREQARKEILRVEEAARLKVENPLQDLQQLNLLCSGGIKQDSCYRVYRWLTLDKLGIYLKRDELEHVYEEDEFRIGDWEEDGEQSPQTTKYYIHIWWHIIIIKYILLRSKIYSMYKNSCNRDRNFDCYQNEISAFCSL, from the exons ATGGGTTGCGATTCTAAAAGAAGGCGTAGAGAGGATGTGGGTGACACAACGATTTCATCATCCAAGAAGCAAAAGCTGATGCCGATGACAGGTTTGGAGCAGACCCAAAAGCTTCTTTGTTGCGGGATCTTGCAGGAGCTAATTGATCACCGTCATGGCTCTGTGGCTGTTCGAATCCCTGATTCTCAGGAGGTTCGAAGGCCTATGGATCTGTCCACCGTCAAATCCAAGTTGGAGAGAGACAACTACTCCAGTATTGATGCCTTTGTGGCCGATGTCAAGCTTACCTTCCAAAACGCGTCATGGTATTACTCTCTTGGAGAAAAACAGCGTGCAATGGCCAAGAATCTTGGTAAGGTTTTTGAGGCTAAGTGGAAATTACGGTTTCCTGAAACTAGGTGTTCAACCTTGAAAGCTTCTTGTGCTAGTTTGGATAGGTCTGTGTCTGCTATTAGTCGTGTGAGTCCATTAAGTCTTCAACaactcaacaacaacaacaaaagagggGCCAAGAGGTCATCCAGAAACCTTGACGAAGAGAAGGGTTCTGCTTCTGCTATCACTTGTGCAGTGGATAAAGATAAGGAACACCGAATCAAGCGCGGCCTTGACCAAGAGAAGGGTTCTGCTTCTGCTATCACTTGTGCAGTGAATAAATATAAGGAGCTCCGAATCAAACGGCTAAGGGAACAGGCTCGTAAGGAAATTTTGAGGGTTGAAGAGGCTGCTCGATTGAAAGTCGAGAATCCTTTACAAGATCTTCAACAACTCAACTTGTTGTGCAGTGGTGGCATCAAACAGGATTCTTGTTACAGGGTGTATCGTTGGTTgacacttgacaagttgggcatctaTTTGAAGAGGGATGAACTTGAACATGTTTATGAAGAGGATGAATTTCGCATTGGAGATTGGGAAGAAG ATGGAGAACAGAGTCCacaaacaacaaaatattacaTCCACATATGGTggcatatcatcatcatcaagtaCATACTGCTACGTAGCAAAATTTATTCTATGTACAAAAATTCATGTAATCGTGACAGAAACTTTGACTGTTATCAAAATGAGATTTCTGCTTTTTGCTCCCTTTGA